Proteins from a genomic interval of Bradyrhizobium sp. CCGB01:
- a CDS encoding sugar ABC transporter ATP-binding protein, producing MHLSTGSNPEGRDYVALGPRDEPLLVAHGIAKSFNGVPALRDGRLVLKRGTVHALCGGNGAGKSTFLNIVMGLLHRDEGSIRIDGVAVDFRSAADALRHGVTIITQELSPVPEMTVAENIYLGREPKIGGLVVDFPKMRQAARRILDDLEFDVPVGARMRDLSLAQIQLVEIAKALSHRADIVIMDEPTSAIGEHEVHILFNALMRIKARGSAIIYVSHKLTEIFEIADEYTVFRDGRFIESGAISSIDRNHLVTQIVGHEIKSVEKGKPNEGAPVLLEVRSLSRGSHFKNISVTVAAGEVLGIYGLLGSGRTEFLETIYGIHAPTAGDVFLDGKRVDPGSPKKCIQQGMAMVPEDRKDTGLVLCASIAHNIALSSLALRAVSGFVRRKAEAAATDRMMRLHRIKAASPNVAVETLSGGNQQKVVFARCLLTNPRLLICDEPTRGIDEGSKQEIYAFLREFAAKGNGVLVVSSEAPEILQISDRIAVFRQGRLDHVVDGHETTQQMLTDLAS from the coding sequence ATGCATTTGTCGACCGGGTCAAATCCGGAAGGCCGCGACTATGTCGCCCTCGGCCCGCGAGACGAGCCGTTATTGGTGGCGCACGGAATCGCGAAGTCTTTCAATGGCGTTCCAGCGCTTCGCGATGGCCGGCTTGTCCTCAAGCGCGGAACCGTCCACGCGCTCTGTGGCGGTAACGGCGCCGGCAAGTCGACCTTCCTGAACATCGTGATGGGCTTGTTGCATCGCGACGAAGGCAGCATTCGCATCGACGGGGTGGCCGTTGATTTCAGGAGTGCCGCGGATGCTCTGCGCCATGGCGTGACCATTATCACTCAGGAACTGTCTCCAGTTCCCGAGATGACTGTGGCCGAGAACATCTACTTGGGGAGAGAGCCGAAGATCGGCGGCCTTGTGGTCGACTTCCCGAAGATGCGGCAGGCCGCAAGACGGATTCTGGATGACCTCGAGTTCGACGTTCCCGTCGGCGCCCGCATGCGAGACTTGAGCCTGGCCCAGATCCAGCTCGTCGAGATTGCGAAGGCGCTTAGCCACCGTGCGGACATTGTCATTATGGACGAGCCAACCTCGGCCATCGGCGAGCACGAGGTGCACATCCTCTTCAATGCGCTGATGCGGATAAAGGCGCGTGGATCTGCGATTATCTACGTCTCGCACAAGTTGACCGAAATTTTCGAGATCGCGGACGAATACACGGTTTTCCGCGATGGCCGGTTCATCGAAAGCGGAGCAATTTCCTCGATCGACCGCAATCATCTCGTTACTCAGATCGTTGGGCACGAAATCAAGTCTGTCGAAAAGGGGAAACCGAACGAAGGCGCGCCAGTCCTGCTCGAGGTGCGCTCGTTGTCGCGCGGATCTCACTTCAAGAACATCTCTGTGACCGTCGCTGCAGGAGAAGTTCTGGGCATCTACGGTTTGCTTGGCTCGGGTCGGACTGAGTTCTTGGAAACGATCTATGGCATCCACGCGCCGACCGCCGGCGATGTCTTCCTCGATGGGAAACGGGTCGATCCGGGCAGTCCCAAGAAGTGCATCCAACAAGGCATGGCCATGGTTCCGGAAGATCGGAAGGATACCGGGCTCGTTCTTTGTGCCTCCATTGCCCACAACATTGCCTTGTCATCGCTGGCGCTTCGCGCCGTCAGCGGATTTGTCCGCCGCAAGGCGGAGGCGGCTGCGACCGATCGGATGATGCGGTTACATCGGATCAAGGCGGCATCTCCAAACGTCGCCGTGGAGACGCTTAGCGGCGGAAACCAGCAGAAGGTGGTTTTCGCACGCTGTCTCCTGACCAATCCACGTCTGCTGATATGCGACGAGCCAACACGAGGAATCGACGAGGGTTCGAAGCAGGAGATCTACGCCTTTCTCCGCGAGTTCGCGGCCAAGGGCAATGGGGTGCTTGTGGTCTCATCCGAAGCGCCCGAAATCCTCCAAATCAGCGATCGAATTGCCGTGTTTCGGCAAGGACGGCTCGATCATGTCGTCGACGGGCACGAGACAACCCAGCAGATGCTGACAGATCTCGCCAGTTGA
- a CDS encoding ABC transporter permease, with product MVTNVISNVATGARSKSIAAVGPYLKSFSIVIVFVVISAFFAVANEYFMTWLNWVNLLRQSSINGVLAIGVTFVILTKGIDLSVGSVMALAGMIAASLVTSTNQHFVLWAILAGLGTGAALGLVNGVIVTTFNVPPFVATLGMLSMARGLTLIFSEGRPVPNLSESFRWIGGGSVAGVPVPVLILFLVFAIGWVVLSYTTFGRYVYAVGGNDKAARTSGISTQSVIASTYVISGLLAGLAGLVLTSRTTAALPQAGIGYELDAIAAVVIGGTSLAGGRGSLVGTLFGALIIGTINNGMDLMGVSSYYQQLLKGAIIVVAVMLDQFRK from the coding sequence ATGGTGACCAACGTAATAAGCAACGTCGCGACGGGTGCCCGATCCAAAAGTATTGCTGCTGTAGGACCATACCTGAAGTCGTTCAGTATCGTCATCGTGTTCGTGGTGATTTCGGCGTTCTTCGCCGTGGCCAACGAATACTTCATGACATGGCTGAATTGGGTGAACCTGCTGCGACAATCCTCGATAAATGGCGTTTTGGCGATCGGGGTGACGTTCGTCATCCTGACAAAAGGCATCGACCTTTCGGTCGGCTCCGTGATGGCCCTTGCGGGTATGATCGCTGCCAGCCTTGTGACCTCGACCAACCAGCATTTCGTCCTCTGGGCGATTCTGGCGGGGTTGGGAACGGGGGCGGCGTTGGGCTTGGTGAACGGCGTCATCGTGACGACATTCAATGTTCCGCCCTTCGTCGCTACGCTCGGAATGCTGAGTATGGCTCGCGGCTTGACGCTCATCTTCTCCGAGGGGCGCCCTGTTCCCAACCTCTCGGAGTCATTTCGCTGGATCGGCGGTGGCAGCGTTGCGGGCGTTCCGGTACCAGTCTTGATCCTCTTTCTGGTGTTTGCCATCGGGTGGGTGGTGCTCTCTTACACAACCTTCGGACGCTATGTGTACGCCGTGGGTGGGAACGATAAGGCCGCTAGGACGAGCGGCATCTCGACCCAGAGCGTCATTGCATCCACCTACGTGATCTCAGGCCTTCTCGCCGGACTTGCCGGTCTGGTGCTCACGTCCCGCACCACTGCCGCACTTCCGCAAGCGGGCATTGGCTACGAACTCGACGCAATTGCAGCCGTGGTGATCGGCGGGACTAGTCTCGCAGGAGGGCGCGGTTCGTTAGTCGGGACGTTGTTCGGCGCACTTATCATTGGAACGATCAATAACGGCATGGATCTGATGGGCGTGTCTTCCTACTACCAGCAGCTTCTCAAGGGCGCGATCATTGTCGTTGCCGTGATGCTTGACCAATTTCGCAAGTGA
- a CDS encoding CidA/LrgA family protein: MIAGLSLILFCQLVGEVVVRGLGLPMPGPVLGMALLLLLLLTRDHFIALSHGPLRNDAVERTGRGLLAHLSLMFIPAGVGVVKKLDLIIEHGAAILVTLSASVVVTLLATVATFLAISRLVAKRQTEP; this comes from the coding sequence ATGATCGCAGGTCTAAGCCTGATTCTGTTCTGTCAATTGGTCGGCGAAGTAGTTGTGCGCGGGCTCGGTCTGCCGATGCCAGGACCGGTGCTCGGCATGGCATTGCTGCTGCTGCTTCTCTTGACTCGAGATCACTTCATCGCCCTTAGCCATGGCCCATTGCGGAACGATGCAGTTGAGCGAACGGGCCGCGGCCTGCTCGCTCATCTATCTCTCATGTTCATTCCTGCTGGCGTAGGCGTCGTGAAGAAACTCGACTTGATTATCGAGCATGGAGCCGCAATTTTAGTAACGCTGTCGGCGTCGGTGGTGGTCACTCTGCTCGCGACGGTCGCTACTTTCCTCGCGATCAGCCGGCTTGTCGCGAAACGCCAAACAGAGCCATGA
- a CDS encoding helix-turn-helix domain-containing protein, giving the protein MDIVSDAWAFLIIREAFFGTQTFEAFRSALGIPRATLTDRLKKLTQLAIFRQVAPGSSQRKEYRLTKMGFDLYPSFIALMQFGDRWLSKGKPPPLTLVHATCGCESHPIVTCSHCSESVGARDAKYRDGPGAGRSPAKPGRNTRRPSDGSRFVLGRPSSVSRALEIIGDKWSFMVVREGFFGNRRYDKILNELAIAPNILTDRLNRLVANGVLRRRQYQSSPDRYEYLLTDMGLELYGPFIAMLRWGDRWLSKGKPPLLLTHIKCGHDFDPVVDCDRCKTPIVATDMRYRLAYDPKSFGALGPRSVD; this is encoded by the coding sequence TTGGACATCGTCTCCGACGCATGGGCTTTCCTGATCATCCGCGAGGCATTCTTCGGGACACAGACGTTCGAAGCCTTTCGATCGGCGCTCGGCATTCCCCGGGCTACTCTGACTGATCGGCTCAAAAAGCTGACGCAGCTCGCGATCTTCCGCCAAGTTGCGCCCGGCTCCTCACAAAGGAAGGAGTACAGGCTGACGAAAATGGGCTTCGACCTCTATCCGAGCTTTATAGCTCTCATGCAGTTCGGCGACCGTTGGCTATCCAAAGGCAAGCCGCCGCCGCTGACGCTTGTCCACGCGACTTGCGGTTGCGAGAGTCACCCGATTGTCACGTGTTCCCATTGCAGTGAGAGCGTTGGAGCTCGGGACGCGAAGTATCGCGACGGCCCTGGCGCCGGCCGCAGTCCCGCCAAGCCTGGTCGCAACACACGGCGTCCCTCCGACGGAAGCCGCTTCGTGCTCGGCCGCCCAAGTTCGGTATCCCGCGCCCTCGAGATAATCGGCGACAAATGGAGCTTCATGGTCGTCCGGGAGGGTTTTTTTGGCAACCGCCGCTACGATAAGATCCTCAATGAACTCGCAATCGCGCCGAACATCCTGACGGATCGGCTGAATCGCTTAGTTGCCAACGGAGTGCTCCGCCGAAGACAGTACCAGAGTTCTCCCGACCGGTACGAATACCTCCTAACCGACATGGGTTTGGAGCTTTACGGTCCCTTCATCGCCATGCTGCGATGGGGAGATCGTTGGCTTTCGAAGGGAAAGCCGCCGCTCCTCCTCACGCACATCAAGTGCGGCCACGACTTTGATCCTGTCGTCGATTGCGACCGGTGCAAGACGCCGATCGTAGCTACCGACATGCGGTATCGTCTCGCCTACGACCCGAAATCCTTCGGCGCGCTTGGTCCGCGCTCCGTAGACTGA
- a CDS encoding CoxG family protein, protein MHTVPRACAGNEPGDWRGDDRCQGRPQSAGCEELERIDDQGFRAVAKMKVGPVSARFKGRVTLTDLDPPRSYNIVGEGEGGVAGFAKGGAKVNLLERDDGTLLTYQVEAQIGGKLAQLGQRLVNGTAKKLADEFFANFARAL, encoded by the coding sequence ATTCACACAGTTCCTCGCGCGTGTGCAGGCAATGAACCTGGTGATTGGAGAGGCGATGACCGATGTCAAGGGAGACCGCAGTCGGCCGGATGCGAAGAGTTGGAGAGGATCGACGATCAAGGGTTTCGTGCCGTCGCAAAAATGAAGGTGGGACCTGTCTCCGCGCGATTCAAAGGTAGGGTTACCCTGACCGACCTCGATCCGCCAAGGAGCTATAATATCGTTGGAGAGGGGGAGGGCGGTGTCGCAGGCTTCGCGAAAGGTGGCGCAAAGGTTAATCTGCTTGAGCGGGATGATGGCACGCTGTTGACCTATCAGGTCGAGGCGCAAATCGGTGGAAAGCTTGCGCAATTGGGACAGCGGCTCGTCAACGGCACGGCCAAGAAACTCGCCGACGAGTTCTTCGCCAATTTCGCGCGAGCACTTTAG
- a CDS encoding LrgB family protein, translating to MNAASFSLWVYLSQSPLLWLTVTLSTYAVTDSLSLATHRHPLANPVLHSIWIIGAFLLITGTSYTTYFAGAQFVHFLLGPATVALAVPLYDNRKRVIAAIVPMMISLVVGSITAILSVVLFAKAFGLPHAVILSLAPKSVTAGVAMGISESLHADPSFTAVSVVLTGIMGAIIVTPLMNWAAITDFRARGFAVGIAAHGIGTARAFQVDEVAGVFSGIAMGLNALVTSLLVPLAVTLLLR from the coding sequence ATGAACGCAGCCTCATTCTCGCTGTGGGTCTATCTCTCGCAGTCGCCACTGCTTTGGTTGACCGTGACACTCTCGACCTATGCAGTCACTGACAGCCTCTCGCTCGCGACGCACAGGCATCCTCTGGCGAATCCGGTACTTCATTCGATCTGGATTATCGGCGCATTCCTGCTCATTACTGGCACCTCCTACACCACTTATTTTGCCGGCGCGCAGTTCGTTCACTTCCTGCTCGGGCCAGCCACGGTGGCGCTCGCGGTGCCGCTCTACGACAATCGAAAGCGGGTGATCGCAGCGATCGTGCCGATGATGATCTCGCTAGTGGTCGGCTCAATTACGGCAATCCTGTCCGTCGTTCTGTTTGCCAAAGCTTTCGGCCTGCCGCATGCCGTCATTCTGTCGCTTGCGCCGAAATCAGTGACGGCCGGTGTCGCTATGGGGATCAGCGAATCCCTACACGCCGATCCGTCGTTTACCGCGGTGTCCGTCGTGCTCACCGGCATCATGGGCGCGATCATCGTCACGCCGCTAATGAATTGGGCAGCGATCACTGATTTTCGCGCGCGCGGCTTCGCGGTTGGCATCGCTGCGCACGGCATCGGCACAGCACGCGCGTTCCAGGTCGACGAGGTGGCTGGCGTGTTCTCCGGAATCGCCATGGGCCTCAATGCGCTCGTGACGTCGCTATTGGTCCCGCTCGCGGTGACCTTACTGCTGCGGTGA
- a CDS encoding substrate-binding domain-containing protein, producing MKVTRRSTMAGFAAAAIILSTSTAFAQSKTRIAALSFGESGEYMKAWSSEIQNHPAVKDGSVAVTIFDGKYDPLVQVNQIDTAITQKFDAIIMSPFDLQASAPAIDKAVAAGIPVIVSALKTASKKYTASIIVNDTEGGRIIGEQLGKLLPNGGNVVLMEGPIGQSAQIERKAGIDAGLATFPKLKLIASKSGNWSRAEGQALMENWLLAHPGQINAVLAENDEMALGAIEAMRSAKVDFKSVPVLAIDGIPDGKRAVQKGEMTVTLYKYARAEGQGAVDLALRAVKGDSYKPRSEIWDSLMEWKGGTQKDYVVPWLLLDSSNVAKYM from the coding sequence ATGAAGGTTACGCGTAGATCGACGATGGCGGGTTTCGCCGCTGCCGCAATTATTCTATCGACCAGTACGGCCTTCGCTCAAAGCAAGACTCGGATCGCCGCCCTATCGTTCGGAGAATCCGGCGAATACATGAAGGCCTGGTCCAGCGAGATTCAGAACCACCCGGCCGTTAAGGACGGTTCTGTCGCAGTCACGATCTTTGACGGCAAATACGATCCGCTCGTCCAAGTGAATCAGATCGATACGGCTATCACGCAAAAATTTGATGCCATTATTATGTCGCCGTTCGATCTCCAGGCGTCGGCGCCCGCGATCGACAAAGCCGTCGCCGCTGGCATTCCAGTCATCGTATCGGCCCTGAAAACCGCGTCGAAGAAATACACCGCGTCGATTATCGTCAACGACACGGAAGGCGGACGCATTATCGGGGAACAACTTGGAAAGCTGCTTCCGAATGGTGGGAACGTGGTGCTGATGGAAGGCCCGATCGGTCAGTCGGCGCAGATCGAGCGCAAGGCTGGCATTGATGCCGGGTTGGCCACGTTCCCGAAGCTCAAGCTGATCGCCAGCAAGTCGGGTAACTGGAGCCGCGCCGAGGGGCAGGCGCTCATGGAGAATTGGTTGCTCGCGCATCCGGGGCAGATCAACGCCGTACTGGCCGAGAATGACGAGATGGCGCTAGGCGCGATCGAAGCCATGAGGAGTGCCAAGGTCGACTTCAAGTCCGTTCCGGTGCTTGCGATCGATGGCATTCCGGACGGAAAGCGTGCCGTTCAGAAAGGCGAAATGACCGTAACGCTCTACAAGTACGCCCGCGCTGAGGGACAGGGCGCCGTCGATCTCGCCCTGCGTGCCGTCAAGGGAGACAGCTACAAGCCCCGGTCCGAGATTTGGGACTCTTTGATGGAGTGGAAAGGCGGGACCCAGAAGGACTACGTCGTTCCCTGGCTTCTCTTGGATTCTTCGAACGTCGCAAAATACATGTGA
- a CDS encoding ABC transporter substrate-binding protein, whose amino-acid sequence MKREVESGLIAAAILMMSFGASAQTVAVSDDVVKIGVLTDMSGQFSHESGEGAVTAIKMAVEDFGGKVLGKPIEVIVADHQNKPDTASALARKWFDVEKVDVIGNLINSSIALTVSGVAKDKNRIAIINGSGSSRLTGDACTPNSIHYSYDTYALARGTGTALAKEGKKSWYFLTADYAFGHALEADTSTVVKAMGGEVVGSTRYPPESFDQSSFLLQAQSSKAQVVALAGSGNVLVNSIKSAQEFGIQQRQALAGLLVWETDIKVLGLPVAQGLVLTNAFYWDRDDETRAWSKRFFDRMKVMPHMGDAGDYSSTMHYLRAVEAAGTDEAQAVMKKMREMPINDFFAKSGRIREDGRMVHDMYVYEVKKPSESKGDWDFYKLREVIPGDQAFRPLKDSACPLVKKG is encoded by the coding sequence ATGAAGCGGGAAGTGGAAAGTGGCCTGATTGCGGCGGCGATCCTGATGATGAGCTTTGGCGCCAGTGCTCAGACGGTCGCGGTCTCAGACGATGTCGTGAAGATAGGTGTGCTAACCGACATGTCCGGGCAGTTCTCGCACGAATCGGGTGAAGGCGCGGTGACTGCAATCAAGATGGCCGTCGAAGATTTTGGCGGCAAAGTTCTCGGAAAGCCGATTGAGGTCATCGTCGCCGATCATCAGAACAAGCCCGACACGGCTTCCGCGCTGGCGCGAAAATGGTTCGACGTCGAGAAGGTCGACGTGATCGGCAACCTCATCAACTCCTCAATCGCGCTTACCGTCTCCGGCGTGGCGAAGGACAAAAACCGGATCGCTATCATAAACGGCTCCGGATCGTCTCGTCTGACCGGCGATGCGTGTACGCCGAACAGCATACACTATTCCTACGACACGTATGCGCTCGCACGCGGAACCGGGACCGCGCTGGCGAAGGAAGGCAAGAAGTCCTGGTACTTCCTGACAGCGGACTATGCGTTCGGACATGCTCTCGAAGCCGACACTTCAACTGTCGTGAAGGCGATGGGTGGTGAAGTCGTTGGATCGACGCGATACCCGCCTGAGTCCTTCGATCAGTCCTCGTTCCTGTTGCAAGCGCAGTCGTCGAAAGCGCAGGTCGTGGCGTTGGCAGGATCCGGCAACGTGTTGGTAAACTCGATCAAGTCCGCGCAGGAATTTGGAATTCAACAGCGCCAAGCGTTGGCTGGCCTCCTCGTCTGGGAAACTGACATTAAGGTCCTCGGTCTTCCGGTCGCCCAAGGATTGGTATTGACGAACGCCTTCTATTGGGATCGCGACGATGAGACGCGCGCATGGTCGAAGCGGTTCTTCGACAGGATGAAAGTAATGCCACATATGGGGGACGCCGGCGACTATTCATCGACCATGCACTATCTCCGCGCGGTGGAAGCCGCTGGCACCGACGAAGCGCAGGCGGTCATGAAAAAGATGCGTGAGATGCCCATCAATGATTTTTTTGCCAAGAGCGGGCGTATTCGAGAGGATGGGCGCATGGTGCACGACATGTACGTATACGAAGTCAAGAAGCCGTCGGAATCGAAGGGCGATTGGGATTTCTACAAGCTCCGCGAAGTGATCCCGGGCGATCAGGCCTTCCGTCCGCTCAAGGATAGCGCTTGCCCGTTGGTGAAGAAGGGTTGA
- a CDS encoding aldo/keto reductase, protein MVALQKRALPNGSLTLTSLGLGTSPLGGCGVPVSFETFEAVILKAYEQGVRYFDVAPLYGLGKSEHFLGHVLRVHGLRPDVVVSTKAGRLLKPASRSKRAESLFGINWVDPLPFVDEYDYSYDGIMRSFEDSQQRLGLDHIDILFLHDVSGVWHQEKYPLYLGQLRESGYRACDELRRSGAVKAIGLGVNETASVLEVAAEFDLDCSLVAGRYTLLNHAPLTDFFPEARRRGIGIIAGGVYNSGILAEGSQGNALTRTYDYQTAPESIVRRVKALEAVCERHNVVLAHAASQFVYAHPAVTSVVQGALTTSHVEQNVALISAPIPQAFWMDLRSKGLIPEEAPLPDQGSLALSG, encoded by the coding sequence ATGGTGGCTCTGCAGAAGAGGGCGCTCCCGAACGGCAGTCTGACTTTGACCTCGCTTGGGCTCGGAACATCACCTTTAGGCGGATGTGGTGTTCCGGTTAGCTTCGAGACCTTCGAGGCGGTCATCCTGAAGGCCTACGAGCAGGGCGTACGCTATTTCGATGTTGCTCCGCTCTATGGCCTCGGGAAGTCGGAGCATTTTCTCGGCCATGTTCTTCGCGTTCACGGTCTTCGTCCAGATGTCGTGGTGAGTACCAAGGCGGGCCGGCTCCTGAAGCCAGCAAGCCGTTCAAAGCGCGCCGAAAGTCTCTTTGGGATCAATTGGGTTGATCCGCTGCCCTTCGTCGACGAGTACGATTACAGCTACGACGGCATCATGCGGTCCTTCGAGGATAGTCAGCAGCGCCTTGGTCTCGACCACATCGACATTCTTTTCCTGCACGACGTGAGCGGAGTGTGGCACCAGGAGAAGTATCCCCTCTATCTAGGGCAACTCCGCGAGAGCGGATACCGGGCGTGCGACGAACTCCGTCGCTCGGGAGCGGTCAAGGCGATTGGTCTCGGTGTAAACGAGACGGCTTCAGTGCTCGAAGTGGCGGCCGAATTCGATCTCGACTGCTCGCTCGTGGCAGGGCGGTACACGCTCCTGAATCATGCTCCGTTGACTGACTTCTTCCCCGAGGCCCGACGTCGCGGCATCGGCATCATCGCCGGCGGCGTGTACAATTCGGGGATCCTGGCTGAGGGTAGTCAAGGTAACGCCCTAACGCGGACCTACGATTACCAGACGGCTCCCGAATCCATCGTGCGGCGCGTAAAAGCGCTGGAAGCTGTCTGCGAACGTCACAACGTCGTGCTCGCCCATGCGGCTTCCCAGTTTGTCTATGCGCATCCTGCCGTGACGTCGGTGGTTCAGGGCGCGCTCACGACGTCGCATGTGGAGCAGAACGTCGCCTTGATATCGGCGCCAATTCCTCAGGCGTTCTGGATGGACCTCCGGAGCAAAGGCCTGATTCCTGAAGAAGCCCCGCTCCCGGATCAGGGCTCCCTGGCCCTGTCCGGCTGA
- a CDS encoding FadR/GntR family transcriptional regulator: MERIENKKLPTRVEVALNYITGEIANGNLNPGDKLPNEKELAEKLGISRTPIREAMKTLAVSGLIETRHGHGNYIRKDEGTAVMPLMMFQLYLQDSTPEMLMELRYIFDRNCAELASTRRTQRDLAVMRESIDRLKALSDDPHSPVDKLLEADLDFHRAVYAAAGNKLIVVVADFVLNMVAPWIRKSLEVSGRYRAVGLHEKMYAMIRDQQTGMLSRESVEANMEHFMSSLKIPAA; the protein is encoded by the coding sequence ATGGAGCGAATTGAGAACAAGAAACTACCCACGCGTGTCGAAGTCGCGTTGAATTACATCACGGGCGAGATCGCCAACGGTAATCTAAATCCCGGCGACAAGTTGCCCAATGAGAAGGAGCTCGCAGAGAAGCTTGGCATCAGCCGCACCCCTATCCGCGAGGCTATGAAGACGCTTGCGGTTTCGGGACTGATCGAAACTCGACATGGGCACGGCAACTATATCCGGAAGGATGAAGGCACCGCCGTGATGCCGCTGATGATGTTTCAGCTCTATCTTCAAGATTCCACTCCCGAGATGTTGATGGAGCTTCGATACATCTTCGACCGCAATTGCGCAGAGCTGGCCTCAACAAGACGTACCCAACGAGATCTGGCGGTCATGAGAGAGAGCATTGACCGACTTAAGGCTCTCTCCGACGATCCCCATTCGCCGGTCGACAAATTGCTGGAAGCCGATCTTGACTTCCACCGCGCAGTCTATGCTGCAGCGGGCAACAAGCTCATCGTGGTGGTCGCTGATTTCGTTTTGAACATGGTTGCCCCCTGGATCCGCAAATCGCTGGAGGTCAGCGGACGCTACCGTGCCGTTGGCCTACACGAAAAGATGTATGCAATGATCCGAGATCAGCAGACGGGCATGCTCAGTCGGGAAAGCGTGGAAGCCAACATGGAGCACTTCATGTCGTCCTTGAAGATTCCCGCGGCATAG
- a CDS encoding aldo/keto reductase, translating into MISLERRTLGRAKVTVTSAGLGTVPLSGFNVGVPYSEFEAVVKAAFDLGVRYFDCAPMYGLGKAEHFLGRALRDLSIRDQVVVSTKCGRVLKPASRTPKLDTVYGIEWVDPFPFRDTYDYTYNGVMRSFEDSQQRLGLDYIDVLLVHDVGCAWHGDQAEFYWNQLRESGYRALEELKSSGAIGAVGLGVNETESVVGVAREFPIDCALIAGRYTLLNHAPLDGHFDELQSRNVSVIAGGIYNSGILAAGSKAAASTYDYQRVPSAVLERVRSIEEVCERHGVDLPTVATQFVQAHPAVATVVQGAKSTSEVTQNVRAVSAPIPASLWQDLRAVKLIPSNAPVPEGEQSS; encoded by the coding sequence ATGATTTCGCTTGAAAGACGAACTCTAGGCCGCGCTAAAGTGACCGTCACGTCCGCGGGGCTTGGGACGGTGCCTCTTTCCGGGTTCAATGTCGGAGTGCCCTATTCCGAATTCGAAGCTGTCGTTAAAGCAGCCTTCGATCTCGGGGTGCGCTACTTTGACTGCGCGCCGATGTATGGTCTTGGAAAGGCCGAGCATTTCCTCGGTCGCGCTCTCCGCGACCTCAGTATCCGAGATCAGGTCGTCGTGAGCACGAAGTGCGGCCGAGTGCTCAAGCCAGCCAGCCGGACACCGAAGCTTGACACAGTGTACGGCATCGAATGGGTTGATCCGTTCCCGTTTAGAGACACGTATGACTATACGTACAACGGGGTGATGCGCTCGTTCGAGGACAGTCAGCAGCGTTTGGGCCTCGACTATATCGATGTGCTGCTGGTCCACGACGTCGGGTGCGCATGGCATGGCGATCAAGCAGAATTTTACTGGAACCAGCTCCGCGAGAGCGGATACCGTGCCCTCGAGGAGCTGAAGAGCTCGGGTGCTATCGGTGCGGTAGGGTTAGGAGTAAATGAGACCGAATCCGTTGTTGGAGTAGCGCGCGAATTCCCGATTGACTGCGCGTTGATCGCAGGTCGATACACGCTTCTCAACCATGCACCACTCGATGGGCACTTCGACGAACTGCAGTCCCGGAATGTCTCGGTGATTGCGGGCGGCATCTACAATTCGGGCATCTTGGCCGCTGGATCGAAGGCGGCAGCCTCGACCTATGACTACCAGCGGGTACCCAGCGCTGTCCTGGAGCGCGTCCGTTCAATCGAGGAAGTTTGCGAACGACACGGTGTTGATTTGCCGACCGTCGCGACGCAGTTCGTGCAAGCGCACCCCGCCGTCGCCACCGTGGTTCAGGGCGCGAAGTCGACAAGTGAGGTTACCCAGAATGTCCGCGCTGTCTCGGCGCCGATACCCGCTTCTCTCTGGCAGGACTTGAGGGCCGTCAAACTGATCCCATCGAATGCTCCGGTTCCTGAAGGCGAGCAATCCTCGTGA